The Myxococcota bacterium genome has a segment encoding these proteins:
- a CDS encoding MMPL family transporter, translating into MSRTPPPPDPASSDGGLGAAVAAAVERVVRAASRHPRVVLATAGLVVVVAGALSASLLRVNADQDAMFSDELPHRVVEIAYMREFPALYENVVVVVDGDDEERVRDGAAALAARMRSEPAYFRNVYLPRGEFFEQNALLYMSTDELEDFADRLARVQPYLAGLAEDGTLRGLAMMLARGARAAREGDIDGADLAPIFERIERAIRATLDGAPYRFSWAEVVAGGALGDVDPTARARRLVIAQPVLDFGRLAAAGEPLEALRRFADELGLDGESGVRVRVTGDVALSYEEMTLVERQAAAAGVASFVLVTALLAVALRSLRLVLAVVASLLVGLVATAGFAAVAVGHLNLISVAFAVLFIGLAADFSLHLCLRYQELAAAGASREDALATTARGVGASIVLCAATTSIGFFAFVPTDFAGVAELGWIAGVGMAIGLACTFTVAPAVIALVPAPRAGAARGAQLALPSLPLRHPRTVAAAAAAATLGALALLPRVEFDENPLRVRDPDAESVRTFEELLDQSRTSPWTMAAIADDVASADALAERLRALPVVASVETVSDFIPDDQDEKLAILADASLFLAPPPTATGAAAPPSVEQQLAALRELDGELARLERAGDRVAPPALLARASKLREAMRAFVQRALTADRADELVGALEASLVGSLPAQLETLERLLGAERITYDALPKGLRDRMVSDGGRVRLEIRPREDMNDGAALARFVAAVRTVAPDATGSAVAIHEASHTVVRALREALLAALVMIALLLFAIWRALGDTLLVMTPLVLSGLATSAAAVLAGIPFNFADIIVLPLLLGIGVDSGIHLVARAREEERARDLLETSTARAIVFSALTTIASFGSLALSTHRGIASLGQLLTLGVAISLVFNLVVLPALIVLRRRRSRA; encoded by the coding sequence ACGCCGACCAGGACGCGATGTTCTCCGACGAGCTCCCGCACCGGGTCGTCGAGATCGCCTACATGCGCGAGTTCCCCGCGCTCTACGAGAACGTCGTCGTCGTCGTGGACGGCGACGACGAGGAGCGAGTGCGCGACGGAGCGGCGGCGCTCGCCGCGCGGATGCGCTCCGAGCCCGCCTACTTCCGCAACGTCTACCTGCCGCGCGGCGAGTTCTTCGAGCAGAACGCGCTGCTCTACATGTCGACCGACGAGCTCGAGGATTTCGCCGACCGGCTCGCGCGCGTGCAGCCCTATCTCGCGGGGCTCGCGGAGGACGGCACGCTGCGAGGGCTCGCCATGATGCTCGCGCGCGGCGCGCGCGCCGCGCGCGAGGGCGACATCGACGGCGCCGATCTCGCTCCGATCTTCGAGCGCATCGAGCGCGCGATCCGCGCGACGCTCGACGGCGCGCCCTACCGGTTCTCGTGGGCGGAGGTCGTCGCGGGCGGCGCGCTCGGCGACGTCGACCCGACGGCGCGCGCGCGGCGGCTCGTCATCGCGCAGCCGGTGCTCGACTTCGGCCGCCTCGCGGCGGCGGGCGAGCCGCTCGAGGCGCTGCGCCGGTTCGCGGACGAGCTCGGGCTCGACGGGGAGTCCGGCGTGCGCGTGCGCGTGACGGGCGACGTCGCGCTGTCGTACGAGGAGATGACGCTCGTCGAGCGACAGGCCGCGGCGGCCGGCGTCGCGTCGTTCGTGCTCGTGACGGCGCTCCTCGCCGTCGCGCTGCGCTCGCTGCGGCTCGTGCTCGCGGTGGTCGCGAGCCTGCTCGTCGGGCTCGTCGCGACCGCGGGCTTCGCGGCGGTCGCCGTCGGGCACCTGAACCTCATCTCCGTCGCGTTCGCGGTGCTGTTCATCGGGCTCGCCGCGGACTTCAGCCTCCATCTCTGTCTGCGCTACCAGGAGCTCGCGGCGGCCGGCGCCTCGCGCGAGGACGCGCTCGCGACGACGGCGCGCGGCGTCGGCGCGTCGATCGTGCTGTGCGCCGCGACGACGTCGATCGGCTTCTTCGCCTTCGTGCCGACCGACTTCGCCGGCGTCGCGGAGCTCGGATGGATCGCGGGCGTCGGAATGGCGATCGGCCTCGCGTGCACGTTCACGGTCGCCCCGGCCGTGATCGCGCTCGTCCCCGCCCCGCGAGCCGGGGCGGCGCGCGGCGCGCAGCTCGCGCTCCCGAGCCTGCCCCTCCGCCATCCGCGCACCGTCGCCGCCGCGGCCGCCGCGGCGACGCTCGGCGCGCTCGCGCTCCTCCCGCGCGTCGAGTTCGACGAGAACCCGCTGCGCGTGCGCGACCCGGACGCCGAATCGGTGCGCACGTTCGAGGAGCTGCTCGACCAGTCGCGGACGTCGCCGTGGACCATGGCGGCGATCGCGGACGACGTCGCGAGCGCCGACGCGCTCGCGGAGAGGCTTCGCGCGCTCCCCGTCGTCGCGAGCGTCGAGACCGTCTCGGACTTCATCCCCGACGACCAGGACGAGAAGCTCGCGATCCTCGCGGACGCGTCGCTCTTCCTCGCGCCACCACCGACCGCGACGGGGGCGGCCGCGCCGCCGAGCGTCGAGCAGCAGCTCGCCGCGCTGCGCGAGCTCGACGGCGAGCTCGCGCGCCTCGAGCGCGCGGGCGATCGCGTCGCGCCCCCCGCGCTGCTGGCGCGCGCCTCGAAGCTGCGCGAGGCGATGCGCGCGTTCGTGCAGCGCGCGCTCACGGCCGACCGCGCCGACGAGCTGGTCGGCGCGCTCGAGGCGAGCCTCGTCGGCTCGCTCCCGGCCCAGCTCGAGACGCTCGAACGTCTGCTCGGCGCGGAGCGCATCACCTACGACGCGCTGCCGAAGGGGCTGCGCGATCGGATGGTCTCGGACGGCGGGCGCGTGCGGCTCGAGATCCGCCCGCGCGAGGACATGAACGACGGCGCCGCCCTCGCGCGCTTCGTCGCGGCCGTGCGCACGGTCGCGCCGGATGCGACGGGGAGCGCCGTCGCCATCCACGAAGCCAGCCACACCGTCGTGCGCGCACTGCGCGAGGCCCTGCTCGCCGCGCTCGTGATGATCGCGCTGCTCCTGTTCGCGATCTGGCGCGCGCTCGGGGACACGCTGCTCGTCATGACGCCGCTCGTGCTGTCGGGCCTCGCGACGAGCGCGGCCGCGGTGCTCGCGGGCATCCCGTTCAACTTCGCCGACATCATCGTGCTGCCGCTCCTGCTCGGCATCGGCGTCGACTCGGGCATCCACCTCGTCGCGCGCGCACGCGAGGAGGAGCGCGCGCGCGACCTGCTCGAGACGAGCACCGCGCGCGCGATCGTCTTCAGCGCCCTCACGACGATCGCGAGCTTCGGAAGCCTCGCGCTCTCGACCCACCGCGGCATCGCGAGCCTCGGGCAGCTGCTGACGCTCGGCGTCGCGATCAGCCTCGTCTTCAACCTGGTCGTGCTGCCGGCGCTGATCGTGCTGAGACGGCGCCGCTCGCGCGCCTAA
- a CDS encoding alpha/beta hydrolase has protein sequence MSDAQPTSDDSAREPASLRVPGADGLSLRMLAWSTDGVPLLFVHGFGNEAHIWDDFVPALAPHYAVHALDWRGHGASDWHPSGAYDWDDHLRDLEAVVAHMGWERFVLCGHSLGGRVSLLFAGRHPEKLAGLVVVDTGPEHDPRGQVRIRMDAEAHPSPTFASVAEYETMLAHQYVAATSSAIRRMAKHGLRARDDGRFELVMDPKLRDFGRANLDADELARRDRELTERLWKACETVPCPVLVVRGAASDILAPDVADAMEERIANAKLAVVARASHSVMTDNPDAFGKALCAFALGED, from the coding sequence ATGAGCGATGCCCAGCCGACCTCGGACGACAGTGCGCGCGAGCCCGCGAGCCTTCGCGTGCCCGGCGCGGACGGGCTCTCCCTGCGCATGCTCGCGTGGAGCACGGACGGCGTTCCGCTCCTGTTCGTGCACGGCTTCGGCAACGAAGCACACATCTGGGACGACTTCGTGCCCGCGCTCGCGCCCCATTACGCCGTGCACGCGCTCGACTGGCGCGGCCACGGCGCGTCGGACTGGCACCCGTCCGGGGCCTACGACTGGGACGACCACCTGCGCGACCTCGAAGCCGTCGTCGCGCACATGGGCTGGGAGCGCTTCGTGCTGTGCGGGCACTCGCTCGGCGGCCGCGTCTCGCTGCTGTTCGCCGGCCGCCACCCGGAGAAGCTCGCGGGGCTCGTCGTCGTCGACACCGGGCCCGAGCACGATCCGCGCGGCCAGGTGCGCATCCGCATGGACGCGGAGGCGCACCCGAGCCCGACCTTCGCGAGCGTCGCGGAGTACGAGACGATGCTCGCCCACCAGTACGTCGCGGCGACGTCGAGCGCGATCCGTCGCATGGCGAAGCACGGCCTGCGCGCGCGCGACGACGGCCGCTTCGAGCTCGTGATGGACCCGAAGCTGCGCGACTTCGGACGCGCGAACCTCGACGCCGACGAGCTCGCGCGACGCGATCGCGAGCTCACCGAGCGCCTGTGGAAGGCGTGCGAGACGGTGCCGTGCCCCGTGCTCGTCGTGCGCGGCGCGGCCTCCGACATCCTCGCGCCCGACGTCGCGGACGCGATGGAGGAGCGCATCGCGAACGCGAAGCTCGCCGTCGTCGCGCGCGCCAGCCACTCCGTCATGACCGACAACCCCGACGCGTTCGGCAAGGCGCTCTGCGCGTTCGCGCTGGGCGAGGACTGA
- a CDS encoding M20/M25/M40 family metallo-hydrolase, protein MTMPPPVARTLEVLAALEPEAIEALAVLARIPSVSAPGFDPAAVRRSAEAVRALLLECGLERADVVDLDGAPDAHPYVVGEWRGAGADAPTLLLYAHHDVQPPGRASHWATPPFEPTVRADGRLYGRGVVDDKAGVVVFAFAIRAWLDATGALPVNVKVIVEGEEEVGSGHLARFLAQHRARLAADVIVLSDTANLEAGLPSITTSLRGLVNVDVEVRALDHPLHSGMWGGPVPDAPTALARILARLVDDAGEIALPALAADAPGLTSEERDALARLPFDEAAFRADAGLVDGARLAGASGAEVYERLWRRPSIAVTALEAAPLAGASNQLVAEARARVGLRLAPGQDPERAARALAAALAADPPRGVSVRTTVESCAGGWSTRPVGPAFEAAARALEAGYGCAPVFIGCGGSIPFVGPFAEVLGGVPALLLGLEDPVCNAHGENESLHLADFAKATRAAAHLLWELRDVPRAR, encoded by the coding sequence ATGACGATGCCGCCGCCGGTCGCCCGCACGCTGGAGGTGCTCGCCGCGCTCGAGCCGGAGGCGATCGAGGCGCTCGCCGTGCTCGCGCGCATCCCGAGCGTGTCGGCGCCCGGCTTCGATCCGGCCGCGGTGCGGCGCAGCGCGGAGGCGGTGCGCGCGCTGCTGCTCGAGTGCGGGCTCGAGCGCGCCGACGTCGTCGATCTCGACGGCGCACCCGACGCCCATCCGTACGTCGTCGGCGAGTGGCGGGGAGCCGGTGCCGACGCTCCGACCCTGCTGCTCTACGCCCACCACGACGTCCAGCCGCCCGGGCGCGCCTCGCACTGGGCGACCCCGCCCTTCGAGCCGACGGTGCGCGCGGACGGCCGGCTCTACGGGCGCGGCGTCGTCGACGACAAGGCGGGCGTCGTCGTGTTCGCGTTCGCGATCCGCGCCTGGCTCGACGCGACGGGCGCGCTGCCGGTCAACGTGAAGGTGATCGTCGAGGGGGAGGAGGAGGTCGGCTCCGGCCATCTCGCGCGCTTCCTCGCGCAGCACCGCGCGCGGCTCGCGGCCGACGTCATCGTGCTCTCCGACACGGCGAACCTCGAGGCCGGGCTGCCGTCGATCACGACGAGCCTGCGCGGCCTCGTGAACGTCGACGTCGAGGTGCGCGCGCTCGACCACCCGCTGCACAGCGGGATGTGGGGCGGGCCGGTGCCGGACGCGCCCACCGCGCTGGCGCGCATCCTCGCGCGGCTCGTCGACGACGCGGGCGAGATCGCGCTTCCCGCGCTCGCCGCCGACGCGCCCGGACTAACGAGCGAGGAGCGCGACGCGCTCGCGCGGCTCCCGTTCGACGAAGCGGCGTTCCGGGCCGATGCCGGGCTCGTCGACGGCGCGCGACTCGCCGGCGCGTCGGGTGCCGAGGTGTACGAGCGCCTCTGGCGCCGCCCGTCGATCGCCGTCACCGCACTCGAGGCCGCGCCGCTCGCCGGGGCCTCGAACCAGCTCGTGGCCGAGGCGCGCGCGCGCGTCGGGCTGCGCCTGGCGCCGGGGCAGGATCCGGAGCGCGCGGCGCGCGCGCTCGCCGCGGCGCTCGCGGCCGACCCGCCGCGCGGCGTCTCGGTGCGCACGACGGTCGAGTCGTGCGCGGGCGGCTGGAGCACGCGGCCCGTCGGGCCCGCGTTCGAGGCGGCCGCGCGCGCGCTCGAGGCGGGCTACGGGTGCGCCCCGGTGTTCATCGGATGCGGCGGCTCGATCCCGTTCGTCGGCCCGTTCGCCGAGGTGCTCGGCGGTGTGCCCGCGCTGCTGCTCGGGCTCGAGGATCCGGTCTGCAACGCGCACGGCGAGAACGAGAGCCTGCACCTCGCGGACTTCGCGAAGGCGACGCGCGCGGCCGCGCACCTGTTGTGGGAGCTGCGCGACGTTCCGCGCGCGCGTTGA
- a CDS encoding aconitate hydratase, giving the protein MSIETTPALVQGAYDRLARNLDVVRERLGRPLTYAEKVLLGHLADAKEQELVAGESYLLLRPDRVAMQDATAQMALLQFMQAGRDATAVPTTVHCDHLIQAHRGVDADMETANVTNREVYDFLRTCSARYGIGFWGPGAGIIHQVVLENYAFPGGMMIGTDSHTPNAGGLGMFACGVGGADAVDVMADFPWEVLYPRLVGVHLTGKMNGWTSPKDVILAVLGKLTVKGGTNRVVEYFGPGAASISCTGKGTITNMGAELGATTSIFAYDERMATYLKATRREAIADLANQHAKLLTADPEVEASPGRFFDEVIEIDLSKLEPHVVGPHTPDLARTVSQLGADAKANGYPLELHHCLIGSCTNSSYEDMSRAADVAEQAAKRGAKAKSTFWVSPGSEQIHQTIRRDGQMETLQSVGAIVLANACGPCIGQWQRDDLVPGQQTSILTSFNRNFKKRADGSADTNAFIGSPEIVTAYALAGRLDFNPLTDEIEAPDGTRFKLDAPAPAPEVPTNGFQFSRAGYVEPPANPTKVEIEVAPDSKRLQLLAPFDAWDGRDYEKLPLLLKAKGKCTTDHISPAGPWLRFRGHLDNISDNMFSGAINAFTDEAGSGIDQLSGERGLEFSKVARHYKAEGLRWVAVGDENYGEGSSREHAAMSPRHLGAAAVIVRSFARIHQSNLKKQGVLPLTFVDPADYDDVQEMDRVSIHGLADLAPERHLRVTLHHADGSEDAFEVAHTLNAEQIEWFKAGAALNLLRQADGA; this is encoded by the coding sequence ATGTCCATCGAGACCACTCCCGCGCTCGTGCAGGGCGCCTACGACCGACTCGCCCGCAACCTCGACGTCGTGCGCGAGCGTCTCGGTCGCCCGCTCACCTATGCCGAGAAGGTCTTGCTAGGCCACCTCGCCGACGCGAAGGAGCAGGAGCTCGTCGCGGGCGAGAGCTACCTGCTGCTGCGCCCCGACCGCGTCGCCATGCAGGACGCCACCGCGCAGATGGCGCTGCTCCAGTTCATGCAGGCCGGTCGCGACGCGACGGCCGTGCCGACGACCGTGCACTGCGACCACCTGATCCAGGCGCACCGCGGCGTCGACGCCGACATGGAGACGGCCAACGTCACGAACCGCGAGGTCTACGACTTCCTGCGCACGTGCTCGGCGCGCTACGGCATCGGCTTCTGGGGCCCGGGCGCCGGCATCATCCACCAGGTCGTGCTCGAGAACTATGCGTTCCCGGGCGGCATGATGATCGGAACCGATTCGCACACGCCCAACGCGGGCGGCCTCGGCATGTTCGCGTGCGGCGTCGGCGGCGCCGACGCGGTCGACGTGATGGCGGACTTCCCGTGGGAGGTGCTCTACCCGCGCCTCGTCGGCGTCCACCTGACCGGGAAGATGAACGGCTGGACGTCGCCGAAGGACGTGATCCTCGCGGTGCTCGGAAAGCTCACCGTGAAGGGCGGCACGAACCGCGTGGTCGAGTACTTCGGCCCGGGCGCCGCGTCGATCAGCTGCACGGGCAAGGGAACGATCACGAACATGGGCGCCGAGCTCGGCGCGACGACGTCGATCTTCGCCTACGACGAGCGCATGGCGACCTATCTCAAGGCGACGCGCCGCGAGGCGATCGCCGACCTCGCCAACCAGCACGCGAAGCTCCTCACGGCCGACCCCGAGGTCGAGGCGAGCCCCGGCCGCTTCTTCGACGAGGTGATCGAGATCGACCTCTCGAAGCTCGAGCCGCACGTCGTCGGGCCGCACACGCCCGACCTCGCGCGCACGGTCTCGCAGCTCGGCGCCGACGCGAAGGCGAACGGCTACCCGCTCGAGCTCCACCACTGCCTGATCGGGAGCTGCACGAATTCGTCCTACGAGGACATGTCGCGTGCGGCGGACGTGGCCGAGCAGGCCGCGAAGCGCGGCGCGAAGGCGAAGTCCACCTTCTGGGTCTCGCCCGGCAGCGAGCAGATCCACCAGACGATCCGGCGCGACGGACAGATGGAGACGCTGCAGTCGGTCGGCGCGATCGTGCTCGCGAACGCGTGCGGGCCCTGCATCGGGCAGTGGCAGCGCGACGACCTCGTCCCCGGCCAGCAGACGTCGATCCTCACGTCGTTCAACCGCAACTTCAAGAAGCGCGCGGACGGCTCGGCCGACACGAACGCGTTCATCGGCTCGCCCGAGATCGTGACGGCCTACGCCCTCGCCGGCCGGCTCGACTTCAACCCGCTGACCGACGAGATCGAGGCGCCCGACGGGACGCGCTTCAAGCTCGACGCGCCGGCGCCCGCGCCCGAGGTGCCGACCAACGGCTTCCAGTTCTCGCGCGCCGGGTACGTCGAGCCGCCGGCGAACCCGACGAAGGTCGAGATCGAGGTGGCGCCGGACAGCAAGCGGCTGCAGCTGCTCGCGCCCTTCGACGCGTGGGACGGGCGCGACTACGAGAAGCTCCCGCTGCTGCTCAAGGCGAAGGGCAAGTGCACGACCGACCACATCTCGCCCGCCGGCCCGTGGCTCCGCTTCCGCGGCCACCTCGACAACATCAGCGACAACATGTTCAGCGGCGCGATCAACGCGTTCACCGACGAGGCGGGAAGCGGCATCGACCAGCTCTCGGGCGAGCGCGGGCTCGAGTTCTCGAAGGTCGCGCGCCACTACAAGGCGGAGGGGCTCCGCTGGGTCGCCGTGGGCGACGAGAACTACGGCGAGGGGAGCTCGCGCGAGCACGCGGCGATGTCGCCGCGCCACCTCGGCGCGGCCGCCGTCATCGTGCGGAGCTTCGCCCGCATCCACCAGAGCAACCTGAAGAAGCAGGGCGTCCTGCCGCTCACGTTCGTCGACCCGGCGGACTACGACGACGTGCAGGAGATGGATCGCGTGTCGATCCACGGCCTCGCCGACCTCGCCCCGGAGCGCCACCTGCGCGTGACGCTGCACCACGCCGACGGCTCCGAGGACGCGTTCGAGGTGGCGCACACGCTCAACGCCGAGCAGATCGAGTGGTTCAAGGCGGGGGCGGCGCTCAACCTGCTGCGACAGGCCGACGGGGCCTAG
- a CDS encoding diacylglycerol kinase family lipid kinase gives MPDLFVAIVNPESGSGRGARRWPVIEGKLREALAARGELEVVATRGPRDATRAAREAALGGAVAVLAAGGDGTLSEVVAGVLAAGAAETVALGLVPLGTGGDYPRTLGITDAEHAVDVIARGNERRVDAGRVEYVDDEGRAREGWFANEASLGLSAEVAHRVSRASKRLGGVAAFAQAAVRTIAAFRPAAVRVRVDEAVVHEGDATLVAIANGRYFGGAMRIAPDARLDDGAFDVVVGGELGKAELVARLLPSIYTGRHVEHPGVAVVRGRRVAVEALRGPVRLEADGETLGATPLRAEVLPGALRFLAPEPRRRPSP, from the coding sequence GTGCCGGACCTGTTCGTCGCCATCGTGAACCCCGAGAGCGGCAGCGGGCGCGGCGCGCGCCGCTGGCCGGTGATCGAGGGGAAGCTGCGCGAGGCGCTCGCCGCGCGCGGCGAGCTCGAGGTCGTCGCGACGCGCGGGCCGCGCGACGCGACGCGCGCTGCTCGCGAGGCCGCGCTCGGCGGCGCCGTCGCCGTGCTCGCCGCCGGTGGCGACGGCACGCTCTCCGAGGTGGTCGCGGGCGTGCTCGCCGCGGGAGCGGCCGAGACCGTCGCCCTGGGCCTCGTTCCGCTCGGGACGGGTGGCGACTATCCGCGCACGCTCGGCATCACCGACGCGGAGCACGCGGTCGACGTGATCGCGCGCGGCAACGAGCGGCGCGTCGACGCGGGGCGCGTCGAGTACGTCGACGACGAGGGGCGCGCGCGCGAAGGCTGGTTCGCGAACGAGGCGAGCCTCGGCCTGTCGGCCGAGGTCGCGCACCGCGTGAGCCGCGCGAGCAAGCGCCTCGGCGGCGTCGCGGCCTTCGCGCAGGCCGCCGTGCGCACGATCGCGGCCTTCCGGCCCGCGGCCGTGCGCGTGCGGGTCGACGAAGCGGTCGTGCACGAGGGCGACGCCACGCTCGTCGCCATCGCGAACGGACGTTATTTCGGCGGTGCGATGCGCATCGCGCCGGACGCGCGGCTCGACGACGGCGCCTTCGACGTCGTCGTCGGCGGCGAGCTCGGCAAGGCCGAGCTCGTCGCGCGTCTGCTGCCGTCGATCTACACCGGTCGGCACGTCGAGCACCCGGGTGTCGCGGTCGTGCGCGGAAGGCGCGTCGCAGTCGAGGCGCTGCGCGGGCCGGTCCGCCTCGAAGCGGACGGCGAGACGCTCGGTGCGACGCCCCTCCGCGCCGAGGTCCTGCCGGGTGCACTGCGCTTCCTCGCCCCGGAACCCCGCCGCCGGCCGTCGCCGTGA
- a CDS encoding queuosine salvage family protein, with translation MSEPSLFDEVRRAAARVAREARQVRIDDAALERFADALAADAAGLVAPALDPAHHFLGDDATTAAFVFAIDAINFGSGWFPLLAKRDGLSGYLTIASALRERFERAGAFSARELRALGAEDVGAMLGQLARDGAHPDAMELMALYARALRDLGEWLDRHFAGSALAAVEEADGCAESLVRRLAAMPLYRDVSRYAGRDGASFDVPLYKRAQITVSDLAAAFDGRGPGAFRDLDALTMFADNLVPHVLRCRGVLAYDAALARRIDAGDLLEAGAGEEVEIRAVGLHAVEGLVAALRARGVVATARALDGRLWTSGQDPAIKARPRHRARSVYY, from the coding sequence GTGAGCGAGCCGTCGCTCTTCGACGAGGTCCGCCGCGCCGCCGCGCGCGTCGCGCGCGAGGCGCGGCAGGTCCGCATCGACGACGCCGCGCTCGAGCGCTTCGCCGACGCGCTCGCGGCCGATGCCGCGGGGCTCGTCGCGCCCGCGCTCGACCCCGCGCACCATTTCCTCGGCGACGACGCGACGACCGCGGCGTTCGTCTTCGCGATCGACGCGATCAACTTCGGCTCGGGCTGGTTCCCGCTGCTCGCGAAGCGCGACGGCCTGTCCGGCTATCTCACGATCGCGTCCGCGCTGCGCGAGCGCTTCGAGCGGGCGGGCGCGTTCTCGGCGCGCGAGCTGCGCGCGCTCGGCGCCGAGGACGTCGGCGCGATGCTGGGCCAGCTCGCGCGCGACGGCGCCCACCCCGACGCGATGGAGCTGATGGCGCTCTACGCGCGCGCGCTCCGCGACCTCGGCGAGTGGCTCGACCGCCACTTCGCGGGCAGTGCGCTCGCGGCGGTCGAGGAGGCGGACGGGTGCGCCGAGTCGCTCGTGCGGCGGCTCGCCGCGATGCCGCTCTACCGCGACGTCTCGCGCTACGCGGGCCGCGATGGTGCGAGCTTCGACGTTCCGCTCTACAAGCGCGCGCAGATCACGGTGTCGGACCTCGCCGCCGCGTTCGACGGGCGCGGGCCGGGCGCGTTCCGCGACCTCGACGCGCTCACCATGTTCGCGGACAACCTCGTTCCGCACGTGCTGCGCTGCCGCGGCGTGCTCGCCTACGACGCGGCCCTCGCGCGGCGCATCGACGCGGGCGACCTGCTCGAGGCGGGCGCGGGCGAGGAGGTCGAGATCCGCGCGGTCGGGCTGCACGCCGTCGAAGGGCTCGTCGCCGCGCTCCGCGCGCGCGGCGTCGTGGCGACCGCACGCGCGCTCGACGGGCGGCTGTGGACGAGCGGACAGGATCCGGCGATCAAGGCGCGCCCGCGACACCGCGCGCGCTCGGTCTACTACTGA
- a CDS encoding transporter substrate-binding domain-containing protein yields the protein MPRASLHAVPPASGRLTRAARSRRARRFAGQRAATSLAATSLAAALIAALLAALLAACARDAARDGAVEGAAERARDAASAAREPLRVGTSVDYAPVSARARERGGGGEDGPDEGFDLDVARAFAASAAGRALVLVPFRWSDLERELAAGRFDVAMSGVTVRPERSLVGRFTVPVARTGAVVIARAGAFRDADDALARAATVAVNRGGHLERVTRARFARARVIAVSPNDRVLDELLAGRADAVVSDTLEAPRWLARANGLVALGPFTRDDKAYLVRAERPELARELDAWLLARERDGTLDRLRRRHFGAPARADAELDARASWPRTATVAAALDAAVEERLALMPLVAAAKRATGAPVEDAAREARVLDAGVASVARAARERGIAPPPEATTRAFFRAQIERAKDVQRRALAAAAEGDETGAAPPDLEDALRPALLRIGDRIAFLLVERAREDARAHD from the coding sequence ATGCCGCGCGCGTCGCTCCACGCCGTCCCGCCCGCGAGCGGGCGCCTCACGCGCGCGGCGCGCTCGCGCCGCGCGCGGCGCTTCGCCGGGCAGCGCGCCGCCACGTCGCTCGCCGCCACGTCGCTCGCCGCCGCGCTGATCGCCGCGCTGCTCGCGGCGCTCCTGGCCGCGTGCGCGCGGGACGCCGCGCGCGACGGCGCGGTGGAAGGCGCGGCGGAGCGCGCGCGCGACGCCGCGAGCGCGGCGCGCGAGCCACTGCGCGTCGGTACGAGCGTCGACTACGCGCCGGTCAGCGCGCGCGCGCGCGAACGCGGCGGCGGAGGCGAAGACGGTCCGGACGAGGGCTTCGACCTCGACGTCGCGCGCGCCTTCGCGGCCTCCGCGGCCGGTCGCGCGCTCGTGCTCGTCCCGTTCCGGTGGAGCGACCTCGAACGCGAGCTCGCCGCGGGGCGCTTCGACGTCGCGATGAGCGGCGTGACCGTCCGCCCCGAGCGCTCGCTCGTCGGGCGCTTCACGGTCCCGGTCGCGCGCACGGGCGCGGTGGTCATCGCGCGCGCCGGCGCGTTCCGCGACGCGGACGACGCACTCGCGCGCGCAGCGACGGTCGCGGTGAATCGCGGCGGGCACCTCGAGCGCGTGACGCGCGCGCGCTTCGCGCGCGCGCGCGTCATCGCCGTCTCGCCCAACGATCGCGTACTCGACGAGCTCCTGGCCGGCCGCGCCGACGCCGTCGTCTCCGACACGCTCGAAGCGCCGCGCTGGCTCGCGCGCGCGAACGGGCTCGTCGCGCTCGGTCCGTTCACGCGCGACGACAAAGCCTATCTCGTGCGCGCCGAGCGCCCGGAGCTCGCTCGCGAGCTCGACGCGTGGCTGCTCGCGCGCGAGCGCGACGGCACGCTCGACCGGCTGCGACGCCGCCACTTCGGCGCGCCCGCGCGCGCCGACGCCGAGCTCGACGCGCGCGCGTCGTGGCCGCGCACGGCGACCGTCGCCGCCGCGCTCGACGCGGCCGTCGAGGAGCGCCTCGCGCTGATGCCGCTCGTCGCCGCGGCGAAGCGGGCCACGGGCGCGCCCGTCGAGGACGCGGCGCGCGAGGCGCGCGTGCTCGACGCCGGCGTCGCCTCGGTCGCGCGCGCCGCGCGCGAGCGCGGAATCGCCCCTCCGCCGGAGGCGACGACGCGCGCCTTCTTCCGGGCGCAGATCGAGCGCGCGAAGGACGTGCAGCGGCGCGCGCTCGCGGCGGCCGCGGAGGGCGACGAGACCGGGGCCGCGCCGCCCGACCTCGAGGACGCGCTCCGGCCCGCCCTGCTCCGCATCGGCGATCGGATCGCCTTCCTTCTCGTGGAGCGCGCGCGCGAGGACGCGCGCGCGCACGACTGA